In Xenopus tropicalis strain Nigerian chromosome 5, UCB_Xtro_10.0, whole genome shotgun sequence, one genomic interval encodes:
- the LOC105948357 gene encoding E3 ubiquitin-protein ligase RNF152-like, with protein MAVNQASGMGSDITLSYDEYECKICYNYFDLDRRAPKLLECLHTFCQECLNTLHRREDRPWRLSCPVCRHRTVVPDSRVDALPINTKVAEAFPLYVRPDDPFPQDILPPITYHQQRGLQYHQRPAGGALFHGSADLRYSFHPGQDAAAAVTQGRGPFPALNEAPAPSAPSARRGYERCQSCKRAVLTAGCVCVVFSFLAMVVLLFAGLVFVNRYHYT; from the coding sequence ATGGCAGTGAATCAGGCCAGCGGCATGGGCTCTGACATTACTCTTTCCTATGATGAATATGAGTGCAAAATCTGCTATAACTATTTCGATTTGGACAGGAGGGCCCCCAAGCTGCTAGAGTGCCTGCACACCTTCTGCCAGGAGTGTCTGAACACTTTGCACCGCCGGGAAGACAGGCCTTGGCGCCTCTCCTGCCCTGTCTGTCGGCATCGCACCGTAGTACCAGACTCTCGGGTGGACGCTCTGCCAATCAACACCAAGGTAGCGGAGGCTTTCCCTCTGTACGTGCGGCCAGACGACCCTTTCCCCCAAGACATCCTACCTCCCATAACCTATCATCAACAGCGCGGCCTGCAGTACCACCAGAGGCCGGCAGGTGGCGCACTGTTCCACGGCTCTGCGGACTTGCGCTACAGCTTCCACCCAGGACAAGATGCAGCGGCAGCCGTCACGCAAGGCCGGGGTCCCTTTCCGGCTCTAAATGAGGCACCGGCCCCAAGCGCACCATCAGCCAGAAGAGGCTATGAACGGTGCCAGAGCTGCAAGAGGGCTGTGTTAACTGCGGGCTGTGTGTGCGTGGTGTTTTCCTTCCTGGCCATGGTAGTTCTGCTCTTTGCCGGCCTTGTTTTTGTAAACAG